CTGGTCCAAAAGACCACGGCGACTTACGGCACCGAGATCAAAGGGGGGGACTCCTACGAAACCGCCGTTCCGCTCACTCCGGGAACGGAGTACAAGCTCAACCATCATCAGAGACAGAACCAGTTCGACTATTTTTACGTCGACTTGAAGGCCGGCCAGCAGCTCTCGGCGACGCTCGGCACCTTGGGCAAGGGCGTCAGCATCCAGGGAGAGCTGGCTCAGGACAACACGAACCCCTATGCGGGCTTTCAAATCCATGACGGCACGCGGAACAAGCTGATCGCCAAGGAGATTATCGGAGCTCCGAACCACACCGAAACCATTCAGGTCGACGCCAATCAGACGGGCCGCTACTACCTGCTCATCGGCAGTACCTACGACAACATGAACAAGGAGTGCCCGTTCAAGGTCGAGGTGAAGGACTTCTTCGACGCCGGCACCCAGCAGGACGCGGGCGATACGTTTGAAACGGCACTTGCGATCGAAAAGGGCAAGCCGTTGACCGGGGCGGTCATGTCGAGCGACGCAGGCGACGTGTACAAGATCAATACCGTGAAAGGCGAACCCATCACCTTCATGGTGATGCCGGAAAACCAAAAGGCGACGCTCAAGGCGATGGTCTTCGATGATCTTCGCGTCCAGTTGGCCGAAAACCGATCTCCTAACGACGGCGCGGGTTTCCGGGTGAGCGCTATCGCGAGCGGGCCGACCACCTTCCTTCGCGTTCAAAGGCCTTACAACGACGACGCGCCCACGAAATACACCCTCAACTTTGAGGGGGCCTCCGCAGGCGGAGTCCCGTCCGCCGCGCCGGGGGTCGCTCCGACCCCGCCGGAATCGCCGACCCAGCCTCCGCCGGTCGCGGCACCTCCGCCGCCGGCGGAAAAAACCGCCGAGAAGATCGTTGAAAAGGCGGTGGAAAAGTCGGTGGGCTTCAAATGGTTGAGCGTCCGGGGGCTGAAGGGATTGGGCATCTCCTTTGGCGTCGGTCTTCTCTCCGGCCTCATCGGCGGTTTCATGCTCTTTCGAAAGAAAAAACAGGCACCCTGATCCATGAAAAAAAACAAACTCTCCCTCGTCCTCGGATGGGCTGTCCTCTCGTTAGTCCCGGGCCGCGCCTCGGCCCAGGAGACCCAGCCGGTCTATTACAACACGCGCGGCGGCGAATCCTACCAGACGGCGGTGCTGCCGCCGGTGGGGAAGGACCTGAAGCTCAACCACCACCAGAAGCGGGGCCAGTACGACTACTTCGAGCTGGACCTCAAGGCCGGGCAGACGCTCAAGGCGAGCTTGAGTGTGGGCGAAAAGGGCGTCGAGATCCGTCCCGACAACTCGGAGATGGAAACGGGGTACCCGTACGCGGGCCTGGTCGTCTACGACGCCGCCGGCAATCAATTGGGGCTCCTGGATTTCAACGGGGCCGAGAAGAATCTCCAAAAAACCATCGAGGTGGATGCCTCGACGCCGCAGCGGATCTACCTGCTCTTGGGCAGCGGAACGGGTGCGATCC
This portion of the bacterium genome encodes:
- a CDS encoding VWA domain-containing protein; translated protein: MRKTIFLALATLSVAVSFRGAEAKTDIEFVLDASGSMRAAMGGSTQIDIAKQTVKSTIGTIPADTHVALRVYAHRVEQSDKAGSCVDTELMIPFGPLNAAAFSARVDSIQPKGYTPIAYSLQQVANDFGIDREAEKVVILVSDGEETCGGDPVQAVKDLIAKGFKLKLHAVGFNVDPKTQAQLQAIAAAGGGQYYDARDGASLGSSLQKITQEALLVQKTTATYGTEIKGGDSYETAVPLTPGTEYKLNHHQRQNQFDYFYVDLKAGQQLSATLGTLGKGVSIQGELAQDNTNPYAGFQIHDGTRNKLIAKEIIGAPNHTETIQVDANQTGRYYLLIGSTYDNMNKECPFKVEVKDFFDAGTQQDAGDTFETALAIEKGKPLTGAVMSSDAGDVYKINTVKGEPITFMVMPENQKATLKAMVFDDLRVQLAENRSPNDGAGFRVSAIASGPTTFLRVQRPYNDDAPTKYTLNFEGASAGGVPSAAPGVAPTPPESPTQPPPVAAPPPPAEKTAEKIVEKAVEKSVGFKWLSVRGLKGLGISFGVGLLSGLIGGFMLFRKKKQAP